A window of the Oscillospiraceae bacterium NTUH-002-81 genome harbors these coding sequences:
- a CDS encoding radical SAM protein codes for MRYEGMVYRPPSEARSLIIQLTIGCARNTCTFCSMYKEKKFRVRRLEEVAEDLRSAKQYYGSYVQRIFLADGDALVVKTEDLLSILKVIRQLFPRLERVSAYGAPLDVLAKTPEELKLLKEAGLDMIYIGAESGDDEILQDVKKQATAEQIREACLKLKAAGIKVSVTLISGLGGRDRLEQHAVASGRLISAVKPEYVSILTLMLEPGTPLYEQHKAGKFELLTADEVAREMVLFLENTDSQGSIFRSNHASNYVPLGGTLNQDTPKLLAQLHQVMEQRAYKPEGFRGL; via the coding sequence ATGAGATATGAAGGAATGGTTTACAGACCCCCGAGTGAAGCACGCAGTTTGATCATACAGCTGACCATTGGATGTGCGAGAAATACGTGCACATTCTGCAGTATGTATAAGGAAAAGAAGTTCCGCGTCCGCCGGTTGGAGGAGGTGGCAGAGGATCTCAGATCTGCGAAGCAATATTACGGATCTTACGTACAACGGATTTTTCTTGCTGATGGAGATGCCCTGGTCGTGAAGACCGAGGATCTGCTCAGTATTTTGAAGGTTATCCGGCAGCTGTTTCCGCGGCTGGAACGGGTATCCGCATACGGGGCACCGCTGGATGTGCTGGCGAAGACACCGGAGGAATTGAAGCTTCTGAAGGAAGCCGGGTTGGATATGATCTATATTGGCGCGGAGTCCGGAGATGACGAGATCCTGCAGGATGTGAAGAAGCAGGCGACGGCAGAACAGATCCGGGAAGCCTGCCTGAAGCTGAAAGCAGCGGGCATCAAGGTATCTGTGACACTGATTTCAGGCCTGGGCGGCCGGGATCGTCTGGAGCAGCATGCCGTGGCATCCGGACGGCTCATCAGCGCTGTAAAGCCGGAGTATGTCAGCATCCTGACGCTGATGTTGGAGCCGGGCACACCGCTCTATGAGCAGCATAAGGCAGGAAAGTTTGAACTTCTGACCGCCGATGAGGTGGCCCGGGAAATGGTGTTGTTTCTGGAAAATACAGACAGCCAGGGAAGTATTTTCCGATCAAATCACGCTTCCAATTATGTGCCGCTGGGCGGAACCCTGAACCAGGATACGCCGAAGCTTCTGGCACAGCTTCATCAGGTAATGGAGCAGCGCGCTTACAAGCCGGAGGGCTTCCGGGGACTGTAA